The genomic stretch ACTGGAAAACCGGCAGCGCCACGAGTACGTACCAATAACCCGCGAGTGAGAGACGACCGGTGTCGGGCGAGTACCATGTACTGCCTTGCTGAAGCTGCCCGCCGGTGAAATTCAGATACGTCATGATATAGGCGAGCGAGACCACGACCAGCTCGGCGATGCGAGAATCGCGGATTCGCACCGAATCGACAAGTATTTCACCGAAACGCTCGCGCTCGGAATCGCGGATAAGTCCCGCGTTCAGGAAATGCTTGACCATCTCGCGCAGCCGAAATCCCACCGGAATCTCGGCGAGCATGAGCATCGGCACCGCCAGCAAAAAGCGCGTTTGTGCCGCGATGTCCTTAAGGAATGGAATTTTCGCTCCGCCGAGAACAAGCCCTTGCGCGGCCGACAAAATCAACAAAGGTACCCAGCACAAAGTAGCCAGTACGATCGCCGCTCGATCCGACGCGACGCCCAGCTCCGGATTTAGCAAGCGCAGACGGCGTAGAATCGCGGCGCCGGGACCGCCCTCGGTAAACAGAGACTCCAGCGGTTCTTCACGATTACTCATTATTCAGCAGCAATACTCAGTTCAGATCGATGCCGCGGCCTCCAGCCGTCCGGCGCGCACGGCAACGGTCAACGCTTCGTGATCGTGATCGGTCTGCGTCGAGTACTCCATCGCGAAATGCGCGATCGCCTCGTCAAAGACGCCGCTCTTGCCGATGTATCCGGCAATGACCGCCGGATCCGCGGTCCGGGCATGGGCTCGCGCCAGCACCCGTCCGCAGAGCTTCGCGTAGTAGCGAAGCGTGTTCCGGTCCATTGTCTCCATCACGATCGACATCTTCATGTCGCGCAACTGGCGCGCGTAGAAGTCGCGTTTGCGATACTTGCCGTGCGCCCAGCCGAGCAGCATATCGCCCGCAGCCTGCATGCATCGCTGGCCGACTACGACCCGCTCGCCATGATTCTTGTAAATGCTCTTTCCGGCAAAAGGTTCCAGCACGGATGCGTTGGCTTCTTTGATCTGCAGGAACAGCGGGTCGTTGTCAGACGCCATCAAAAGCGCGATCGCACAAAACGTCCCGACGCTGCCGACGCCGACCACCTTCATCGCGATATCAACCAGTTTATAGCGCTCGAGTATCGCCTGGTACTGAGGCGCGAGCGACGCCATATACTCATAGTGCGCAGCAGTCGCCGACTTGTGATGGTCATGATCGTCCTGGTCAGGCAGATGGAAAATCAGCGGCGGGTTATCCTTGATCCTGGGCCGCTTGCCGCTGCGCGCGGCAAGCTTGGGAAAGTCATGCTCGACTACACTGCGCGCGCGTTCCTTGGCGATCCGCTCGCGCCATCTCTTTTGCCAGCTTGGATCGGGAAGGCCCGCGATCACGTCTTCAACATCGACGTGGTCGTACCAGACATCC from Candidatus Binataceae bacterium encodes the following:
- a CDS encoding DUF2252 domain-containing protein, with the translated sequence MPINNGNSKARKAPDRYADQYVAWEERWEAGKRLREKVPREKHAGWTPTQRRSDPVEILVKSNAQRLPELVPIRTARMLTSSFAFLRGSAAVMAADLSRTPKSGIRVQACGDCHLMNFGAFATPERKLIFDINDFDETLPAPWEWDLKRLAASFAVAGKYIDLNRADAHAAAESAVRSYRKSMFRYSRMRVLDVWYDHVDVEDVIAGLPDPSWQKRWRERIAKERARSVVEHDFPKLAARSGKRPRIKDNPPLIFHLPDQDDHDHHKSATAAHYEYMASLAPQYQAILERYKLVDIAMKVVGVGSVGTFCAIALLMASDNDPLFLQIKEANASVLEPFAGKSIYKNHGERVVVGQRCMQAAGDMLLGWAHGKYRKRDFYARQLRDMKMSIVMETMDRNTLRYYAKLCGRVLARAHARTADPAVIAGYIGKSGVFDEAIAHFAMEYSTQTDHDHEALTVAVRAGRLEAAASI